One region of Callithrix jacchus isolate 240 chromosome 16, calJac240_pri, whole genome shotgun sequence genomic DNA includes:
- the RECQL4 gene encoding ATP-dependent DNA helicase Q4 isoform X3, whose product MERLLDLRERLQAWERAFRQQHGRRPSQDDVKAAPEETRALYREYRTLKRTVRPSGGGGGPCSPELLPAAAGEAPEPHCWGPHLNRAATQSPQPTPGRSCQGSFQDYGQRLKANLKGTLQASPDLGHRPWPLGRSSSKTPTPKLPGTGPAPTFAEKVSDTPPQPSGLRPRPGRLQHLRASLSVRLGSLDPGWLQRCHSGVPDILGAPKPCRSGLGLEESQLLTAGESAVLGPGAGSQGPEASALQEVSIGAGNPQPSGSRGEKRRRNEVPWGSPTQVQQQSSQAGPPSETAEAIALEEDSPGEPVQEQPPQPCSSRSTPRYHRLSPSSQARAEKAEGIAHLHIFPRLAGYDRGNYIRLNMKQKRYVRGRVLRGRLLRKQAWKQKWQKKGECFGSGDATFTIKDSCFLNGRFDHRAPQCPQPGNEEDTDPAWSEPLVPVPQPVPEVPGLAPTVLPLYSLGPSGQVAETPAEVFHALEQLGHRAFRPGQERAVMRILSGISTLLVLPTGAGKSLCYQLPALLYAQRSPCLTLVISPLLSLMDDQVSGLPPCLKAACIHSGMTRKQRESVLQKIQAGQVHMLLLTPEALVGAGGLPPATKLPPVAFACIDEAHCLSQWSHNFRPCYLRVCRVLRERMGVHCFLGLTATATRRTASDVAQHLAVAEEPGLHGPAPVPANLHLSVSMDRDTDQALLTLLQGKRFRNLDSIIIYCNRREDTERVAALLRTCLHPAQGPGPKGRAPKTMAEAYHAGMCSRERQRVQRAFMQGQLRVVVATVAFGMGLDRPDVRAVLHLGLPPSFESYVQAVGRAGRDRQPAHCHLFLQPQGEDLRELRRHVHANGMDFWAVKRLVQRVFPSCTCARLLPEKEGARGGEMPVAGSPPQEMEQLGSCQATPGPRRACVGHERALPVQATVQALDMPQEAIETLLCYLELHPRHWLELLATTYTHCRLYCSGGPAQLQALAHRCPPLAVCLAQRLPEDPGKGSSSVEFDMVELVDSMGWELACVRRALCQLQWDHEPQTGMWQSTGVLVEFRELAFHLRSPGDLTAEEKDQICDFLYGRVQAREHQALAHLHRTFQAFHSVAFPSCGPCLEQQDEERSTRLKDLLSRYFEEVEEEAQGPGGMGDTQGPAPGQARLQDWEDQVRCDIRQLLSLRPEEKFSGRAVARIFHGIGSPCYPAQVFGQDRRFWRKYLHLSFHTLVRLATEELLQVGRSLHHMEDVAQSWDCQQQGQ is encoded by the exons ATGGAGCGGCTGCTGGACCTGCGGGAGCGTCTGCAGGCATGGGAGCGCGCGTTCCGGCAGCAGCACGGGCGGCGGCCAAGCCAG GACGACGTGAAGGCGGCCCCCGAGGAGACCCGCG CGCTTTACCGGGAATACAGGACTCTGAAGCGGACAGTGCGTCCGTCCGGTGGCGGCGGCGGGCCCTGCAGCCCGGAGTTGCTCCCCGCGGCGGCCGGGGAG GCGCCGGAGCCACACTGCTGGGGCCCCCACCTGAATCGGGCTGCGACCCAGAGTCCACAACCTACCCCGGGGCGGAGCTGTCAGGGCTCCTTCCAGGACTATGGGCAGCGACTCAAGGCCAATCTGAAAGGCACCTTGCAG GCCAGTCCAGACCTGGGCCACAGACCTTGGCCTCTAGGAAGATCCTCATCCAAGACACCCACCCCAAAGCTTCCAGGCACAGGACCTGCCCCCACCTTTGCCGAAAAAGTCAGTGATACGCCTCCACAGCCTTCTGGGCTCCGGCCAAGGCCAGGGCGGCTCCAGCACCTGCGGGCATCCCTGAGCGTACGGCTGGGCTCCCTAGATCCTGGCTGGTTGCAGCGGTGTCACAGTGGGGTCCCAGACATTCTGGGGGCCCCCAAACCCTGTAGGTCTGGCCTAGGCTTAGAGGAATCACAACTTCTGACCGCAGGGGAGTCCGCTGTCCTTGGTCCTGGTGCTGGTTCCCAGGGCCCAGAGGCTTCAGCCCTCCAAGAAGTCAGCATCGGTGCAGGCAACCCCCAACCCAGCGGCAGTCGAGGCGAGAAGCGGAGACGGAATGAGGTGCCCTGGGGGAGCCCCACACAGGTCCAGCAGCAGAGCAGCCAGGCTGGACCTCCGTCTGAGACGGCTGAGGCCATAGCACTTGAGGAAGACTCTCCAGGGGAACCTGTACAGGAACAGCCACCGCAGCCCTGCAGCAGCCGGTCGACCCCCAGGTACCATAGACTGAGCCCCTCCAGTCAAGCCAGGGCAGAGAAGGCTGAGGGCATAGCCCACTTGCACATCTTTCCTAGGTTGGCTGGCTATGACAGGGGCAATTACATACGACTGAACATGAAGCAGAAACGCTATGTGCGGGGCCGGGTACTCCGTGGCAGGCTCCTCCGCAAGCAG GCATGGAAGCAGAAGTGGCAGAAAAAAGGGGAGTGTTTTGGCAGTGGTGATGCCACATTCACAATCAAGGACTCCTGTTTCCTGAATGGGCGGTTTGATCACAGGGCACCCCAGTGTCCCCAGCCAG GAAATGAGGAAGACACAGACCCTGCTTGGTCTGAGCCACTGGTTCCTGTGCCACAGCCTGTGCCTGAGGTGCCTGGCCTGGCCCCCACCGTGCTGCCACTCTACTCCCTGGGGCCCTCAGGGCAGGTGGCAG AGACGCCAGCCGAGGTGTTCCATGCCCTGGAGCAGCTGGGGCACCGAGCCTTCCGCCCCGGGCAGGAGCGTGCGGTCATGCGGATCCTGTCTG GCATCTCCACGCTGCTGGTGCTGCCCACGGGTGCTGGCAAGTCCCTGTGCTACCAGCTTCCGGCACTGCTCTACGCCCAGCGCAGCCCCTGCCTCACGCTGGTCATCTCTCCCCTGCTGTCACTCATGGATGACCAG GTGTCTGGCCTGCCCCCATGTCTCAAGGCAGCCTGCATCCACTCGGGCATGACCAGGAAGCAACGGGAGTCTGTCCTGCAGAAG ATTCAGGCAGGTCAGGTACACATGCTTCTGCTGACCCCTGAGGCGCTGGTGGGAGCCGGGGGTCTCCCTCCAGCCACGAAGCTGCCTCCAGTGGCTTTTGCCTGCATCGATGAGGCCCACTGCCTCTCCCAGTGGTCCCACAACTTCCGGCCCTGCTACCTGCGTGTCTGTAGG GTGCTTCGGGAGCGCATGGGCGTGCATTGCTTCCTAGGTctcacagccacagccacacgCCGCACAGCCAGTGACGTGGCCCAGCACCTGGCTGTGGCCGAAGAGCCTGGCCTCCATGGGCCAGCCCCAGTTCCTGCTAACCTGcacctttctgtgtccatggaCAGGGACACAGACCAG GCTCTGTTGACACTGCTGCAGGGCAAACGCTTTCGAAACCTGGATTCCATCATCATTTATTGCAACCGGcgggaggacacagagagagtTGCTGCACTTCTCCGAACTTGCCTGCATccagcccagggcccagggcctAAAG GTCGTGCCCCCAAAACCATGGCTGAGGCCTACCATGCAGGCATGTGCAGCCGGGAACGGCAGCGGGTACAAAGGGCCTTCATGCAGGGCCAATTGCGAGTGGTGGTAGCCACAGTGGCCTTCGGGATGGGGCTGGACCGGCCAGACGTGCGGGCTGTGTTGCATCTGGGGCTGCCCCCAAGCTTTGAGAGCTACGTGCAGGCCGTGGGACGGGCCGGGCGTGACAGGCAGCCTGCCCACTGCCACCTGTTCCTGCAGCCCCAG GGGGAAGACCTGCGAGAGCTGCGCAGACACGTGCACGCCAATGGCATGGACTTCTGGGCTGTAAAGAGACTGGTGCAGCGTGTATTCCCATCCTGCACCTGTGCCAGGCTGCTCCCAGAGAAGGAGGGGGCCAGGGGTGGGGAGATGCCTGTGGCCGGGTCCCCCCCTCAAGAGATGGAGCAGCTTGGTAGCTGCCAAGCCACCCCAGGACCTAGAAGGGCCTGTGTGGGCCATGAACGGGCACTCCCAGTACAGGCAACCGTGCAGGCCCTGGACATGCCACAGGAGG CCATTGAGACTTTGCTGTGCTACCTGGAGTTACACCCACGGCACTGGCTGGAGCTGTTGGCGACCACCTATACCCATTGCCGTCTGTACTGCTCTGGGGGCCCTGCCCAGCTCCAGGCCCTGGCCCACAG GTGTCCCCCTTTGGCTGTGTGCTTGGCCCAGCGGCTGCCTGAGGACCCAGGAAAAGGCAGCAGCTCGGTCGAGTTTGACATGGTTGAGCTGGTGGACTCCATGGGCTGGGAGCTGGCCTGTGTGCGGCGGGCTCTCTGCCAGCTGCAGTGGGACCACGAACCCCAGACAG GTATGTGGCAAAGCACAGGGGTGCTTGTGGAGTTCAGGGAGCTGGCCTTCCACCTTCGTAGCCCAGGTGACCTGACTGCTGAGGAAAAGGATCAGATCTGTGACTTCCTGTATGGCCGTGTACAGGCCCGGGAGCACCAGGCCTTGGCCCATCTGCACAGAACCTTCCAGGCCTTTCACAG CGTAGCCTTCCCCAGCTGCGGACCCTGCCTGGAGCAGCAGGATGAGGAGCGCAGCACCAGGCTCAAGGACCTGCTCAGCCGCTACTTTGAGGAAGTGGAAGAGGAAGCACAGGGGCCTGGGGGCATGGGGGACACACAGGGTCCCGCGCCAGGGCAGGCCAGG CTCCAGGATTGGGAGGACCAGGTCCGCTGCGACATCCGCCAGCTCCTATCCCTGAGACCAGAGGAGAAGTTCTCCGGCAGGGCTGTGGCCCGTATCTTTCACGGCATCG GAAGTCCCTGCTACCCAGCCCAGGTGTTCGGGCAGGACCGGCGCTTCTGGAGAAAGTACCTGCACCTGAGCTTCCACACCCTGGTGCGCCTGGCCACAGAAGAGCTTCTGCAGGTGGGCCGCTCACTGCACCACATGGAGGATGTCGCGCAGAGCTGGGATTGTCAGCAGCAAGGACAATGA
- the RECQL4 gene encoding ATP-dependent DNA helicase Q4 isoform X5, translating to MERLLDLRERLQAWERAFRQQHGRRPSQDDVKAAPEETRALYREYRTLKRTVRPSGGGGGPCSPELLPAAAGEAPEPHCWGPHLNRAATQSPQPTPGRSCQGSFQDYGQRLKANLKGTLQASPDLGHRPWPLGRSSSKTPTPKLPGTGPAPTFAEKVSDTPPQPSGLRPRPGRLQHLRASLSVRLGSLDPGWLQRCHSGVPDILGAPKPCRSGLGLEESQLLTAGESAVLGPGAGSQGPEASALQEVSIGAGNPQPSGSRGEKRRRNEVPWGSPTQVQQQSSQAGPPSETAEAIALEEDSPGEPVQEQPPQPCSSRSTPRYHRLSPSSQARAEKAEGIAHLHIFPRLAGYDRGNYIRLNMKQKRYVRGRVLRGRLLRKQAWKQKWQKKGECFGSGDATFTIKDSCFLNGRFDHRAPQCPQPGNEEDTDPAWSEPLVPVPQPVPEVPGLAPTVLPLYSLGPSGQVAETPAEVFHALEQLGHRAFRPGQERAVMRILSGISTLLVLPTGAGKSLCYQLPALLYAQRSPCLTLVISPLLSLMDDQIQAGQVHMLLLTPEALVGAGGLPPATKLPPVAFACIDEAHCLSQWSHNFRPCYLRVCRVLRERMGVHCFLGLTATATRRTASDVAQHLAVAEEPGLHGPAPVPANLHLSVSMDRDTDQALLTLLQGKRFRNLDSIIIYCNRREDTERVAALLRTCLHPAQGPGPKGRAPKTMAEAYHAGMCSRERQRVQRAFMQGQLRVVVATVAFGMGLDRPDVRAVLHLGLPPSFESYVQAVGRAGRDRQPAHCHLFLQPQGEDLRELRRHVHANGMDFWAVKRLVQRVFPSCTCARLLPEKEGARGGEMPVAGSPPQEMEQLGSCQATPGPRRACVGHERALPVQATVQALDMPQEGEEPRVKHRGVDGPAPHPLSPALSPAIETLLCYLELHPRHWLELLATTYTHCRLYCSGGPAQLQALAHRCPPLAVCLAQRLPEDPGKGSSSVEFDMVELVDSMGWELACVRRALCQLQWDHEPQTGMWQSTGVLVEFRELAFHLRSPGDLTAEEKDQICDFLYGRVQAREHQALAHLHRTFQAFHSVAFPSCGPCLEQQDEERSTRLKDLLSRYFEEVEEEAQGPGGMGDTQGPAPGQARLQDWEDQVRCDIRQLLSLRPEEKFSGRAVARIFHGIGSPCYPAQVFGQDRRFWRKYLHLSFHTLVRLATEELLQVGRSLHHMEDVAQSWDCQQQGQ from the exons ATGGAGCGGCTGCTGGACCTGCGGGAGCGTCTGCAGGCATGGGAGCGCGCGTTCCGGCAGCAGCACGGGCGGCGGCCAAGCCAG GACGACGTGAAGGCGGCCCCCGAGGAGACCCGCG CGCTTTACCGGGAATACAGGACTCTGAAGCGGACAGTGCGTCCGTCCGGTGGCGGCGGCGGGCCCTGCAGCCCGGAGTTGCTCCCCGCGGCGGCCGGGGAG GCGCCGGAGCCACACTGCTGGGGCCCCCACCTGAATCGGGCTGCGACCCAGAGTCCACAACCTACCCCGGGGCGGAGCTGTCAGGGCTCCTTCCAGGACTATGGGCAGCGACTCAAGGCCAATCTGAAAGGCACCTTGCAG GCCAGTCCAGACCTGGGCCACAGACCTTGGCCTCTAGGAAGATCCTCATCCAAGACACCCACCCCAAAGCTTCCAGGCACAGGACCTGCCCCCACCTTTGCCGAAAAAGTCAGTGATACGCCTCCACAGCCTTCTGGGCTCCGGCCAAGGCCAGGGCGGCTCCAGCACCTGCGGGCATCCCTGAGCGTACGGCTGGGCTCCCTAGATCCTGGCTGGTTGCAGCGGTGTCACAGTGGGGTCCCAGACATTCTGGGGGCCCCCAAACCCTGTAGGTCTGGCCTAGGCTTAGAGGAATCACAACTTCTGACCGCAGGGGAGTCCGCTGTCCTTGGTCCTGGTGCTGGTTCCCAGGGCCCAGAGGCTTCAGCCCTCCAAGAAGTCAGCATCGGTGCAGGCAACCCCCAACCCAGCGGCAGTCGAGGCGAGAAGCGGAGACGGAATGAGGTGCCCTGGGGGAGCCCCACACAGGTCCAGCAGCAGAGCAGCCAGGCTGGACCTCCGTCTGAGACGGCTGAGGCCATAGCACTTGAGGAAGACTCTCCAGGGGAACCTGTACAGGAACAGCCACCGCAGCCCTGCAGCAGCCGGTCGACCCCCAGGTACCATAGACTGAGCCCCTCCAGTCAAGCCAGGGCAGAGAAGGCTGAGGGCATAGCCCACTTGCACATCTTTCCTAGGTTGGCTGGCTATGACAGGGGCAATTACATACGACTGAACATGAAGCAGAAACGCTATGTGCGGGGCCGGGTACTCCGTGGCAGGCTCCTCCGCAAGCAG GCATGGAAGCAGAAGTGGCAGAAAAAAGGGGAGTGTTTTGGCAGTGGTGATGCCACATTCACAATCAAGGACTCCTGTTTCCTGAATGGGCGGTTTGATCACAGGGCACCCCAGTGTCCCCAGCCAG GAAATGAGGAAGACACAGACCCTGCTTGGTCTGAGCCACTGGTTCCTGTGCCACAGCCTGTGCCTGAGGTGCCTGGCCTGGCCCCCACCGTGCTGCCACTCTACTCCCTGGGGCCCTCAGGGCAGGTGGCAG AGACGCCAGCCGAGGTGTTCCATGCCCTGGAGCAGCTGGGGCACCGAGCCTTCCGCCCCGGGCAGGAGCGTGCGGTCATGCGGATCCTGTCTG GCATCTCCACGCTGCTGGTGCTGCCCACGGGTGCTGGCAAGTCCCTGTGCTACCAGCTTCCGGCACTGCTCTACGCCCAGCGCAGCCCCTGCCTCACGCTGGTCATCTCTCCCCTGCTGTCACTCATGGATGACCAG ATTCAGGCAGGTCAGGTACACATGCTTCTGCTGACCCCTGAGGCGCTGGTGGGAGCCGGGGGTCTCCCTCCAGCCACGAAGCTGCCTCCAGTGGCTTTTGCCTGCATCGATGAGGCCCACTGCCTCTCCCAGTGGTCCCACAACTTCCGGCCCTGCTACCTGCGTGTCTGTAGG GTGCTTCGGGAGCGCATGGGCGTGCATTGCTTCCTAGGTctcacagccacagccacacgCCGCACAGCCAGTGACGTGGCCCAGCACCTGGCTGTGGCCGAAGAGCCTGGCCTCCATGGGCCAGCCCCAGTTCCTGCTAACCTGcacctttctgtgtccatggaCAGGGACACAGACCAG GCTCTGTTGACACTGCTGCAGGGCAAACGCTTTCGAAACCTGGATTCCATCATCATTTATTGCAACCGGcgggaggacacagagagagtTGCTGCACTTCTCCGAACTTGCCTGCATccagcccagggcccagggcctAAAG GTCGTGCCCCCAAAACCATGGCTGAGGCCTACCATGCAGGCATGTGCAGCCGGGAACGGCAGCGGGTACAAAGGGCCTTCATGCAGGGCCAATTGCGAGTGGTGGTAGCCACAGTGGCCTTCGGGATGGGGCTGGACCGGCCAGACGTGCGGGCTGTGTTGCATCTGGGGCTGCCCCCAAGCTTTGAGAGCTACGTGCAGGCCGTGGGACGGGCCGGGCGTGACAGGCAGCCTGCCCACTGCCACCTGTTCCTGCAGCCCCAG GGGGAAGACCTGCGAGAGCTGCGCAGACACGTGCACGCCAATGGCATGGACTTCTGGGCTGTAAAGAGACTGGTGCAGCGTGTATTCCCATCCTGCACCTGTGCCAGGCTGCTCCCAGAGAAGGAGGGGGCCAGGGGTGGGGAGATGCCTGTGGCCGGGTCCCCCCCTCAAGAGATGGAGCAGCTTGGTAGCTGCCAAGCCACCCCAGGACCTAGAAGGGCCTGTGTGGGCCATGAACGGGCACTCCCAGTACAGGCAACCGTGCAGGCCCTGGACATGCCACAGGAGGGTGAGGAACCCAGAGTAAAGCACAGGGGTGTGGATGGGCCAGCCCCACACCCCCTGAGCCCTGCTCTTTCCCCAGCCATTGAGACTTTGCTGTGCTACCTGGAGTTACACCCACGGCACTGGCTGGAGCTGTTGGCGACCACCTATACCCATTGCCGTCTGTACTGCTCTGGGGGCCCTGCCCAGCTCCAGGCCCTGGCCCACAG GTGTCCCCCTTTGGCTGTGTGCTTGGCCCAGCGGCTGCCTGAGGACCCAGGAAAAGGCAGCAGCTCGGTCGAGTTTGACATGGTTGAGCTGGTGGACTCCATGGGCTGGGAGCTGGCCTGTGTGCGGCGGGCTCTCTGCCAGCTGCAGTGGGACCACGAACCCCAGACAG GTATGTGGCAAAGCACAGGGGTGCTTGTGGAGTTCAGGGAGCTGGCCTTCCACCTTCGTAGCCCAGGTGACCTGACTGCTGAGGAAAAGGATCAGATCTGTGACTTCCTGTATGGCCGTGTACAGGCCCGGGAGCACCAGGCCTTGGCCCATCTGCACAGAACCTTCCAGGCCTTTCACAG CGTAGCCTTCCCCAGCTGCGGACCCTGCCTGGAGCAGCAGGATGAGGAGCGCAGCACCAGGCTCAAGGACCTGCTCAGCCGCTACTTTGAGGAAGTGGAAGAGGAAGCACAGGGGCCTGGGGGCATGGGGGACACACAGGGTCCCGCGCCAGGGCAGGCCAGG CTCCAGGATTGGGAGGACCAGGTCCGCTGCGACATCCGCCAGCTCCTATCCCTGAGACCAGAGGAGAAGTTCTCCGGCAGGGCTGTGGCCCGTATCTTTCACGGCATCG GAAGTCCCTGCTACCCAGCCCAGGTGTTCGGGCAGGACCGGCGCTTCTGGAGAAAGTACCTGCACCTGAGCTTCCACACCCTGGTGCGCCTGGCCACAGAAGAGCTTCTGCAGGTGGGCCGCTCACTGCACCACATGGAGGATGTCGCGCAGAGCTGGGATTGTCAGCAGCAAGGACAATGA
- the RECQL4 gene encoding ATP-dependent DNA helicase Q4 isoform X1: protein MERLLDLRERLQAWERAFRQQHGRRPSQDDVKAAPEETRALYREYRTLKRTVRPSGGGGGPCSPELLPAAAGEAPEPHCWGPHLNRAATQSPQPTPGRSCQGSFQDYGQRLKANLKGTLQASPDLGHRPWPLGRSSSKTPTPKLPGTGPAPTFAEKVSDTPPQPSGLRPRPGRLQHLRASLSVRLGSLDPGWLQRCHSGVPDILGAPKPCRSGLGLEESQLLTAGESAVLGPGAGSQGPEASALQEVSIGAGNPQPSGSRGEKRRRNEVPWGSPTQVQQQSSQAGPPSETAEAIALEEDSPGEPVQEQPPQPCSSRSTPRYHRLSPSSQARAEKAEGIAHLHIFPRLAGYDRGNYIRLNMKQKRYVRGRVLRGRLLRKQAWKQKWQKKGECFGSGDATFTIKDSCFLNGRFDHRAPQCPQPGNEEDTDPAWSEPLVPVPQPVPEVPGLAPTVLPLYSLGPSGQVAETPAEVFHALEQLGHRAFRPGQERAVMRILSGISTLLVLPTGAGKSLCYQLPALLYAQRSPCLTLVISPLLSLMDDQVSGLPPCLKAACIHSGMTRKQRESVLQKIQAGQVHMLLLTPEALVGAGGLPPATKLPPVAFACIDEAHCLSQWSHNFRPCYLRVCRVLRERMGVHCFLGLTATATRRTASDVAQHLAVAEEPGLHGPAPVPANLHLSVSMDRDTDQALLTLLQGKRFRNLDSIIIYCNRREDTERVAALLRTCLHPAQGPGPKGRAPKTMAEAYHAGMCSRERQRVQRAFMQGQLRVVVATVAFGMGLDRPDVRAVLHLGLPPSFESYVQAVGRAGRDRQPAHCHLFLQPQGEDLRELRRHVHANGMDFWAVKRLVQRVFPSCTCARLLPEKEGARGGEMPVAGSPPQEMEQLGSCQATPGPRRACVGHERALPVQATVQALDMPQEGEEPRVKHRGVDGPAPHPLSPALSPAIETLLCYLELHPRHWLELLATTYTHCRLYCSGGPAQLQALAHRCPPLAVCLAQRLPEDPGKGSSSVEFDMVELVDSMGWELACVRRALCQLQWDHEPQTGMWQSTGVLVEFRELAFHLRSPGDLTAEEKDQICDFLYGRVQAREHQALAHLHRTFQAFHSVAFPSCGPCLEQQDEERSTRLKDLLSRYFEEVEEEAQGPGGMGDTQGPAPGQARLQDWEDQVRCDIRQLLSLRPEEKFSGRAVARIFHGIGSPCYPAQVFGQDRRFWRKYLHLSFHTLVRLATEELLQVGRSLHHMEDVAQSWDCQQQGQ from the exons ATGGAGCGGCTGCTGGACCTGCGGGAGCGTCTGCAGGCATGGGAGCGCGCGTTCCGGCAGCAGCACGGGCGGCGGCCAAGCCAG GACGACGTGAAGGCGGCCCCCGAGGAGACCCGCG CGCTTTACCGGGAATACAGGACTCTGAAGCGGACAGTGCGTCCGTCCGGTGGCGGCGGCGGGCCCTGCAGCCCGGAGTTGCTCCCCGCGGCGGCCGGGGAG GCGCCGGAGCCACACTGCTGGGGCCCCCACCTGAATCGGGCTGCGACCCAGAGTCCACAACCTACCCCGGGGCGGAGCTGTCAGGGCTCCTTCCAGGACTATGGGCAGCGACTCAAGGCCAATCTGAAAGGCACCTTGCAG GCCAGTCCAGACCTGGGCCACAGACCTTGGCCTCTAGGAAGATCCTCATCCAAGACACCCACCCCAAAGCTTCCAGGCACAGGACCTGCCCCCACCTTTGCCGAAAAAGTCAGTGATACGCCTCCACAGCCTTCTGGGCTCCGGCCAAGGCCAGGGCGGCTCCAGCACCTGCGGGCATCCCTGAGCGTACGGCTGGGCTCCCTAGATCCTGGCTGGTTGCAGCGGTGTCACAGTGGGGTCCCAGACATTCTGGGGGCCCCCAAACCCTGTAGGTCTGGCCTAGGCTTAGAGGAATCACAACTTCTGACCGCAGGGGAGTCCGCTGTCCTTGGTCCTGGTGCTGGTTCCCAGGGCCCAGAGGCTTCAGCCCTCCAAGAAGTCAGCATCGGTGCAGGCAACCCCCAACCCAGCGGCAGTCGAGGCGAGAAGCGGAGACGGAATGAGGTGCCCTGGGGGAGCCCCACACAGGTCCAGCAGCAGAGCAGCCAGGCTGGACCTCCGTCTGAGACGGCTGAGGCCATAGCACTTGAGGAAGACTCTCCAGGGGAACCTGTACAGGAACAGCCACCGCAGCCCTGCAGCAGCCGGTCGACCCCCAGGTACCATAGACTGAGCCCCTCCAGTCAAGCCAGGGCAGAGAAGGCTGAGGGCATAGCCCACTTGCACATCTTTCCTAGGTTGGCTGGCTATGACAGGGGCAATTACATACGACTGAACATGAAGCAGAAACGCTATGTGCGGGGCCGGGTACTCCGTGGCAGGCTCCTCCGCAAGCAG GCATGGAAGCAGAAGTGGCAGAAAAAAGGGGAGTGTTTTGGCAGTGGTGATGCCACATTCACAATCAAGGACTCCTGTTTCCTGAATGGGCGGTTTGATCACAGGGCACCCCAGTGTCCCCAGCCAG GAAATGAGGAAGACACAGACCCTGCTTGGTCTGAGCCACTGGTTCCTGTGCCACAGCCTGTGCCTGAGGTGCCTGGCCTGGCCCCCACCGTGCTGCCACTCTACTCCCTGGGGCCCTCAGGGCAGGTGGCAG AGACGCCAGCCGAGGTGTTCCATGCCCTGGAGCAGCTGGGGCACCGAGCCTTCCGCCCCGGGCAGGAGCGTGCGGTCATGCGGATCCTGTCTG GCATCTCCACGCTGCTGGTGCTGCCCACGGGTGCTGGCAAGTCCCTGTGCTACCAGCTTCCGGCACTGCTCTACGCCCAGCGCAGCCCCTGCCTCACGCTGGTCATCTCTCCCCTGCTGTCACTCATGGATGACCAG GTGTCTGGCCTGCCCCCATGTCTCAAGGCAGCCTGCATCCACTCGGGCATGACCAGGAAGCAACGGGAGTCTGTCCTGCAGAAG ATTCAGGCAGGTCAGGTACACATGCTTCTGCTGACCCCTGAGGCGCTGGTGGGAGCCGGGGGTCTCCCTCCAGCCACGAAGCTGCCTCCAGTGGCTTTTGCCTGCATCGATGAGGCCCACTGCCTCTCCCAGTGGTCCCACAACTTCCGGCCCTGCTACCTGCGTGTCTGTAGG GTGCTTCGGGAGCGCATGGGCGTGCATTGCTTCCTAGGTctcacagccacagccacacgCCGCACAGCCAGTGACGTGGCCCAGCACCTGGCTGTGGCCGAAGAGCCTGGCCTCCATGGGCCAGCCCCAGTTCCTGCTAACCTGcacctttctgtgtccatggaCAGGGACACAGACCAG GCTCTGTTGACACTGCTGCAGGGCAAACGCTTTCGAAACCTGGATTCCATCATCATTTATTGCAACCGGcgggaggacacagagagagtTGCTGCACTTCTCCGAACTTGCCTGCATccagcccagggcccagggcctAAAG GTCGTGCCCCCAAAACCATGGCTGAGGCCTACCATGCAGGCATGTGCAGCCGGGAACGGCAGCGGGTACAAAGGGCCTTCATGCAGGGCCAATTGCGAGTGGTGGTAGCCACAGTGGCCTTCGGGATGGGGCTGGACCGGCCAGACGTGCGGGCTGTGTTGCATCTGGGGCTGCCCCCAAGCTTTGAGAGCTACGTGCAGGCCGTGGGACGGGCCGGGCGTGACAGGCAGCCTGCCCACTGCCACCTGTTCCTGCAGCCCCAG GGGGAAGACCTGCGAGAGCTGCGCAGACACGTGCACGCCAATGGCATGGACTTCTGGGCTGTAAAGAGACTGGTGCAGCGTGTATTCCCATCCTGCACCTGTGCCAGGCTGCTCCCAGAGAAGGAGGGGGCCAGGGGTGGGGAGATGCCTGTGGCCGGGTCCCCCCCTCAAGAGATGGAGCAGCTTGGTAGCTGCCAAGCCACCCCAGGACCTAGAAGGGCCTGTGTGGGCCATGAACGGGCACTCCCAGTACAGGCAACCGTGCAGGCCCTGGACATGCCACAGGAGGGTGAGGAACCCAGAGTAAAGCACAGGGGTGTGGATGGGCCAGCCCCACACCCCCTGAGCCCTGCTCTTTCCCCAGCCATTGAGACTTTGCTGTGCTACCTGGAGTTACACCCACGGCACTGGCTGGAGCTGTTGGCGACCACCTATACCCATTGCCGTCTGTACTGCTCTGGGGGCCCTGCCCAGCTCCAGGCCCTGGCCCACAG GTGTCCCCCTTTGGCTGTGTGCTTGGCCCAGCGGCTGCCTGAGGACCCAGGAAAAGGCAGCAGCTCGGTCGAGTTTGACATGGTTGAGCTGGTGGACTCCATGGGCTGGGAGCTGGCCTGTGTGCGGCGGGCTCTCTGCCAGCTGCAGTGGGACCACGAACCCCAGACAG GTATGTGGCAAAGCACAGGGGTGCTTGTGGAGTTCAGGGAGCTGGCCTTCCACCTTCGTAGCCCAGGTGACCTGACTGCTGAGGAAAAGGATCAGATCTGTGACTTCCTGTATGGCCGTGTACAGGCCCGGGAGCACCAGGCCTTGGCCCATCTGCACAGAACCTTCCAGGCCTTTCACAG CGTAGCCTTCCCCAGCTGCGGACCCTGCCTGGAGCAGCAGGATGAGGAGCGCAGCACCAGGCTCAAGGACCTGCTCAGCCGCTACTTTGAGGAAGTGGAAGAGGAAGCACAGGGGCCTGGGGGCATGGGGGACACACAGGGTCCCGCGCCAGGGCAGGCCAGG CTCCAGGATTGGGAGGACCAGGTCCGCTGCGACATCCGCCAGCTCCTATCCCTGAGACCAGAGGAGAAGTTCTCCGGCAGGGCTGTGGCCCGTATCTTTCACGGCATCG GAAGTCCCTGCTACCCAGCCCAGGTGTTCGGGCAGGACCGGCGCTTCTGGAGAAAGTACCTGCACCTGAGCTTCCACACCCTGGTGCGCCTGGCCACAGAAGAGCTTCTGCAGGTGGGCCGCTCACTGCACCACATGGAGGATGTCGCGCAGAGCTGGGATTGTCAGCAGCAAGGACAATGA